From one Planktothrix agardhii NIES-204 genomic stretch:
- a CDS encoding carotenoid oxygenase produces MTATTAQPTWNQQFTSPATEFPPTPLPILSGKIPSGLRGSLYRNGPGRLARGGHRVGHWFDGDGAILGVHFSEKGATGVYRYVQTAGYQEEEQKNRFIYGGYGMKPSGNLWERFRKPLKNAANTSVLALPDKLLALWEGGQPHSLDLETLETQGLDNLQGLAENTPYSAHPKIDPETGDIFNFGQILGPTPELILYRSDRTGNIKQQNKIPLDGISALHDFVLAGEYLIFVIPPLRLKLLPVFLQLKSFSEALSWQPQTPTQILIIDRHNLTLVNRIETEPWFQWHFSNGYVATDGTVIVDFVRYQDFQTNQYLKEVATGNTQTLAKSTLWRMVLQPQTGKLLQLEELCDRHCEFPSVNPQEVGKKAQFTYLSLHKSGINPAVEMFGTIGRFNHQTQTLTTANLGENRYPMEPLFVQDLDHPQQGWVLTIVYDARQNSSEVWIFDAQSLNTEPVCRLGLPHVVPNGFHGTWKPAT; encoded by the coding sequence ATGACAGCAACAACCGCCCAACCGACCTGGAATCAACAGTTTACCAGCCCCGCAACTGAGTTTCCGCCCACACCCTTACCCATTTTGTCGGGAAAAATACCCTCTGGGTTACGGGGTTCTTTATATCGTAATGGCCCAGGACGATTGGCACGGGGAGGACACCGAGTTGGACATTGGTTTGATGGAGATGGGGCAATTTTAGGGGTTCATTTCAGCGAAAAAGGGGCAACCGGGGTCTATCGTTATGTTCAAACCGCAGGCTATCAAGAGGAAGAACAAAAAAACCGTTTTATCTATGGTGGCTATGGAATGAAACCTTCGGGAAACCTTTGGGAACGTTTTCGTAAACCCCTAAAAAATGCGGCGAATACTTCAGTTTTAGCTTTACCCGATAAATTATTGGCGTTGTGGGAAGGGGGACAACCCCATAGTTTAGATTTAGAAACCTTAGAAACCCAGGGACTGGACAACCTCCAGGGTTTAGCTGAAAATACCCCCTATTCTGCTCACCCTAAAATTGATCCCGAAACCGGGGATATTTTTAATTTTGGGCAAATTTTGGGGCCGACTCCTGAGTTAATTTTATATCGGAGCGATCGCACGGGTAACATCAAACAACAAAATAAAATTCCTCTGGATGGGATTTCTGCCCTGCATGATTTTGTCCTAGCGGGTGAATATTTAATTTTTGTAATTCCCCCACTGCGGTTAAAACTTTTACCCGTATTTCTTCAGTTGAAATCCTTTAGTGAAGCCCTATCCTGGCAACCCCAAACCCCCACCCAAATTTTAATAATTGATCGTCATAATTTAACCTTAGTTAATCGGATTGAAACTGAACCTTGGTTTCAGTGGCATTTTAGCAATGGTTATGTTGCAACAGATGGAACGGTTATTGTTGATTTTGTCCGATATCAAGATTTCCAAACCAATCAATATTTGAAAGAAGTTGCCACCGGAAACACTCAAACCTTAGCAAAATCGACCTTATGGCGGATGGTATTGCAACCTCAAACGGGTAAATTACTACAATTGGAAGAACTCTGCGATCGCCATTGTGAATTTCCCTCGGTCAACCCCCAAGAAGTGGGAAAAAAAGCTCAATTTACCTATTTATCCCTTCATAAATCCGGTATTAATCCGGCGGTCGAAATGTTTGGCACAATTGGACGTTTTAATCATCAAACCCAAACCTTAACTACCGCCAATTTAGGGGAAAATCGTTATCCGATGGAACCTTTATTTGTTCAAGATCTCGATCATCCTCAACAGGGTTGGGTTTTAACCATTGTTTATGATGCTCGGCAAAATTCCAGCGAAGTTTGGATATTTGATGCCCAATCTTTAAACACGGAACCTGTTTGTCGGTTAGGATTACCCCATGTAGTTCCGAATGGATTTCATGGAACTTGGAAACCCGCGACTTAG
- the leuS gene encoding leucyl-tRNA synthetase: protein MAVESRYHPASLEQKWQQTWEEQGLYKTPTDKNKPKFYALSMFPYPSGSLHMGHVRNYTITDVIARLKRMQGYRVLHPMGWDAFGLPAENAAIDRGIPPAEWTYQNIAQMREQLQKLGFSIDWEKEVTTCSPEYYRWTQWLFLQFYKCGLAYQKEAAVNWDPIDQTVLANEQVDNEGRSWRSGAIVEQKLLRQWFLKITDYANELLNDLEHLNGWPERVKLMQANWIGQSIGAQLEFPIIGLDEKIAVFTTRPDTVYGVSYLVLAPEHPLVAQVTTPEQKAAVEAFIQEVKNESQTDRTSEDKPKRGVPTGGKALNPFNEEEIPIWIADYVLYGYGTGAVMGVPAHDLRDFQFATQYDLPIKQVIVPDDADNDNEENDRITTAYTGTGILVESCNFSGENSEHGKQAIINYAEDEGYGKGIIQYRLRDWLISRQRYWGTPIPIIHCPNCGAVAVPDQDLPVKLPENVKFSGRGLSPLAQLEDWINVPCPSCGTPAKRETDTMDTFIDSSWYYLRYPDAKNDQQVFNPAITNDWMGVDQYVGGIEHAILHLLYSRFFTKVVRDRGLLHCKEPFEKLLTQGMVQGITYKNRTTGKYFSASQVSPSNPQDPTTGERLEVFYEKMSKSKYNGVDPLEVMGKYGADTARMFILFKAPPEKDLEWDDADVEGQFRFLNRVWRIVTEFAEITTSKPKNRELTKVEKDLKRAIHTAIKEVSEDLNGDYQFNTAVSELMKLSNALSEANCQESIVYSEGIETLLKLLAPFAPHIAEELWQLIGKTGSIHTQIWPEHEPEALVVDEITLVIQINGKTRGTLQVPATANHQTLEEYARNSEVSQRHIGDKTIKKVIVVPGKLVNFVVV from the coding sequence ATGGCTGTGGAGTCTCGATATCATCCTGCATCCCTCGAACAAAAGTGGCAACAAACCTGGGAAGAACAGGGGTTGTATAAAACCCCAACCGATAAAAACAAGCCCAAATTTTACGCCCTATCCATGTTCCCCTATCCGTCGGGGAGTCTACACATGGGTCACGTTCGCAATTACACTATTACCGACGTGATCGCCCGACTCAAACGGATGCAAGGCTATCGTGTCTTACATCCGATGGGGTGGGACGCCTTTGGACTCCCTGCCGAAAATGCCGCCATTGACCGAGGAATTCCTCCGGCGGAATGGACATATCAAAATATTGCCCAAATGCGGGAACAACTGCAAAAGTTAGGATTCTCCATTGATTGGGAAAAGGAAGTTACCACCTGTTCCCCGGAATATTACCGTTGGACACAATGGCTGTTTTTACAATTCTATAAGTGCGGACTTGCCTATCAAAAAGAAGCCGCGGTGAATTGGGACCCAATTGATCAAACGGTGCTTGCTAATGAACAAGTCGATAATGAGGGAAGATCTTGGCGGTCTGGAGCTATTGTTGAACAAAAATTATTGCGTCAATGGTTCCTAAAAATTACCGACTATGCTAACGAATTGCTCAACGATTTAGAGCATTTAAACGGCTGGCCAGAACGGGTTAAATTAATGCAGGCTAACTGGATCGGACAATCCATTGGGGCACAGTTAGAATTTCCGATCATTGGGTTAGATGAAAAGATTGCTGTTTTTACCACCCGTCCCGATACGGTTTATGGGGTTTCCTATCTCGTATTAGCCCCAGAACATCCCTTAGTTGCTCAGGTGACAACCCCGGAACAAAAAGCCGCCGTAGAAGCATTTATTCAAGAGGTAAAAAACGAAAGTCAAACCGATCGCACCTCAGAAGATAAACCGAAACGCGGCGTTCCTACGGGGGGAAAAGCCCTTAATCCTTTTAATGAAGAAGAAATTCCGATTTGGATTGCGGATTATGTTTTATATGGATATGGAACAGGCGCGGTCATGGGAGTTCCGGCCCATGATCTGCGTGATTTTCAATTTGCCACTCAATACGATTTACCCATCAAACAGGTGATTGTTCCCGATGATGCGGATAATGATAATGAGGAAAATGATCGGATCACAACGGCCTATACGGGGACGGGAATTTTAGTCGAATCCTGTAATTTTAGTGGGGAAAATTCCGAACACGGAAAACAAGCAATTATTAACTATGCAGAAGATGAAGGATATGGCAAAGGAATTATTCAATATCGCCTCAGAGATTGGTTGATTTCCCGTCAACGCTATTGGGGAACTCCGATCCCAATTATTCACTGTCCGAATTGTGGGGCGGTGGCTGTTCCCGATCAAGATTTACCCGTAAAATTGCCGGAAAATGTAAAATTTAGTGGTCGAGGTTTATCTCCTTTAGCCCAATTAGAAGATTGGATTAATGTGCCTTGTCCGAGTTGTGGAACTCCTGCTAAACGGGAAACCGATACCATGGATACTTTTATTGATTCTTCTTGGTATTATTTGCGTTATCCTGATGCCAAAAATGATCAACAAGTCTTCAATCCAGCTATTACTAATGATTGGATGGGGGTAGATCAATATGTGGGCGGAATTGAACACGCCATTTTGCATTTATTATATTCTCGATTCTTCACAAAAGTTGTGCGCGATCGCGGATTATTACATTGTAAAGAGCCCTTTGAAAAGTTATTAACTCAAGGGATGGTACAGGGAATTACCTATAAAAACCGCACCACAGGTAAGTATTTTTCCGCTTCCCAAGTTAGTCCGAGTAATCCCCAAGATCCGACCACGGGAGAAAGGTTAGAAGTCTTCTATGAGAAGATGTCTAAATCTAAATATAATGGGGTTGATCCGTTAGAAGTGATGGGTAAATATGGGGCTGATACCGCCCGAATGTTTATTCTATTTAAAGCTCCTCCTGAGAAGGATTTAGAATGGGATGATGCCGATGTTGAGGGACAATTTCGCTTCTTAAATCGGGTTTGGAGAATTGTTACTGAATTTGCTGAAATTACGACTTCTAAACCTAAGAATCGAGAATTAACTAAAGTCGAAAAAGACTTAAAACGGGCGATTCATACGGCTATTAAAGAAGTCAGCGAGGATTTAAACGGAGACTATCAATTTAATACGGCGGTATCTGAATTGATGAAACTCAGTAATGCTTTATCAGAAGCGAATTGTCAGGAGTCTATTGTTTATTCTGAAGGCATTGAAACCCTGTTAAAATTATTAGCTCCCTTTGCCCCCCATATCGCGGAGGAATTATGGCAATTGATTGGAAAAACGGGTTCAATTCATACTCAAATATGGCCTGAGCATGAGCCAGAAGCCTTGGTAGTTGATGAAATTACCTTAGTGATTCAAATTAATGGAAAAACCCGCGGCACGCTGCAAGTCCCAGCAACCGCCAATCACCAAACTTTAGAAGAATATGCCCGAAATTCTGAAGTTAGTCAACGTCATATTGGGGATAAAACCATTAAAAAAGTGATTGTTGTCCCAGGAAAATTAGTTAATTTTGTGGTCGTTTAA
- a CDS encoding hypothetical protein (protein of unknown function DUF81): protein MGILPWVLLAILGLAAGTTAGLLGIGGGMLVVPGLFYIFNLMDFPPDFVMHSAIATSMSIMTFTATASIVAHHSKGDVQWGVFWKIIPGILLGVLLGALLDHTLSSALLKIIFGLFLLLISVKLLLDFKPQVQSESLPRLAIINAVGLGIGFKSGLLGVGGGAISVPFLIYCGLPMYEVVGTSSSFSLPISILGTLAFLLSSHGDSFLPGFIGYIYWPALLLIAPFTILGAFLGTSLSHLISGEKLRMAFALFLLFISLNMLLT from the coding sequence ATGGGGATTCTACCTTGGGTATTATTAGCAATATTGGGACTAGCCGCGGGAACAACGGCCGGATTACTCGGTATTGGTGGGGGAATGTTAGTTGTCCCTGGGTTATTTTATATTTTTAATTTAATGGACTTTCCGCCCGATTTCGTGATGCACAGTGCGATCGCCACTTCGATGAGTATAATGACTTTTACGGCGACTGCTTCGATTGTGGCACACCATTCTAAAGGAGATGTGCAATGGGGAGTTTTTTGGAAAATTATTCCGGGGATTTTATTAGGTGTTTTATTAGGTGCTTTATTAGATCATACTTTATCTAGTGCTTTACTTAAAATTATTTTCGGATTATTTTTATTATTGATTTCTGTTAAACTATTGTTAGATTTTAAACCTCAAGTACAATCAGAATCCTTACCAAGATTAGCTATAATCAACGCCGTTGGGTTGGGAATCGGTTTTAAGTCAGGACTCCTAGGAGTTGGAGGTGGCGCAATTAGTGTTCCTTTTTTAATTTATTGTGGATTACCTATGTATGAAGTCGTGGGAACATCTTCATCCTTTAGTTTACCAATTTCTATTTTAGGAACTCTGGCTTTTCTATTATCTTCCCATGGTGATTCTTTTCTACCTGGATTTATTGGATATATTTACTGGCCAGCATTATTATTAATCGCCCCATTTACAATTTTAGGAGCTTTTTTAGGGACATCACTTTCCCATTTAATTTCAGGGGAAAAATTACGGATGGCTTTTGCTTTATTTTTATTATTCATTAGTTTAAATATGTTATTGACTTAA
- the petH gene encoding ferredoxin--NADP+ oxidoreductase, with translation MYLKSGTGVATKTGANGRVFIFEVEGLRQGENTDKLNFPIRRSGVVYITVPYERMNQEMRRIARLGGKIVNIRPAGEPQAATTETTVHGQQSQPSEEKSKPMTETKAKTEIPVNIYRPNNPYIGKCIENYELVGEGGAGTVRHLTFDLSGGDLRYVEGQSIGIIPPGKDNKGKSHKLRLYSIASTRHGDKLDDKTVSLCVRQLEYKHPETGETVYGVCSTHLCNLEMGADVTITGPVGKEMLLPDDEEATVVMMATGTGIAPFRAFLWRMFKEQHEDYKFKGLAWLFFGIPYTANILYKEELEQLQREFPDNFRLTYAISREEQNPEGGRMYIQDRIKENADELWKLVQKDNTHTYICGLKGMEGGIDEGMTVAAGKSDVNWSDYQKTLKKGHRWHVETY, from the coding sequence ATGTATCTCAAGAGTGGAACTGGTGTTGCAACCAAGACAGGAGCTAACGGCCGTGTCTTTATCTTTGAAGTGGAGGGACTCCGACAAGGGGAAAATACAGACAAACTCAACTTCCCGATTCGTCGCAGTGGTGTCGTTTATATCACTGTCCCCTACGAGCGCATGAATCAAGAAATGCGTCGGATTGCTCGATTGGGGGGGAAAATTGTCAATATTCGCCCCGCAGGTGAACCTCAAGCTGCAACCACCGAAACTACCGTCCATGGACAGCAGAGTCAACCATCTGAAGAAAAAAGCAAGCCCATGACTGAAACCAAAGCTAAAACGGAAATTCCCGTTAATATCTATCGTCCGAACAATCCCTATATTGGGAAATGTATCGAGAACTATGAACTCGTGGGCGAAGGGGGTGCGGGCACTGTCCGTCACCTCACCTTTGACCTTTCCGGTGGCGACTTGCGCTATGTTGAAGGTCAAAGTATTGGGATTATTCCTCCCGGAAAAGATAACAAAGGCAAATCCCATAAGTTAAGACTGTATTCCATTGCCTCGACTCGTCATGGTGACAAACTCGATGATAAAACCGTTTCCTTGTGTGTTCGTCAACTGGAATACAAACATCCTGAAACCGGAGAAACCGTCTATGGCGTTTGTTCGACCCATCTGTGCAATTTAGAAATGGGAGCAGATGTGACGATTACCGGGCCAGTGGGTAAGGAAATGTTACTCCCTGATGACGAAGAAGCTACGGTGGTGATGATGGCAACGGGTACGGGTATTGCACCTTTCCGGGCTTTCCTATGGCGGATGTTCAAAGAACAACATGAAGACTACAAATTCAAGGGTTTAGCTTGGCTATTCTTTGGTATTCCCTACACCGCCAATATTCTGTATAAAGAAGAATTGGAACAGTTACAACGGGAATTTCCTGATAACTTCCGCTTGACCTATGCCATCAGTCGTGAAGAACAAAATCCCGAAGGTGGCAGAATGTATATTCAAGATCGGATTAAGGAAAACGCCGATGAACTGTGGAAATTAGTTCAGAAAGATAATACCCATACCTATATTTGTGGTCTCAAAGGTATGGAAGGCGGTATTGACGAAGGCATGACAGTTGCTGCGGGTAAATCCGATGTTAACTGGAGTGATTACCAGAAAACACTCAAAAAGGGACATCGTTGGCACGTTGAAACCTACTAA
- a CDS encoding lipolytic enzyme, G-D-S-L, whose translation MNDYFMIPKTGIAMYQKRLFALHKSQIYTNLDDEIDQPNYQDWLDILNQESDLIQDKIAKKSDSSRLNILLGDSLSMWFPNSLLPSEALWLNQGISGDTTSGILKRLDIFAKNNPNNIYILAGINDLKRQVPVVEILENHQKILDYLQKNYPETQILVQSIFPTQLPTETLKFSIPNSLIKELNQKLAQQVNDQGSIYLDFHQRFTNTQGNIRSELTTDGLHLSPEGYKVWQFALKQTESRLSKNRDHNYQKWLQKSSELPLNGQSYRWVSYKVKPGDTLEKITLKTLGQQDFDYCDLISIRNNLISEVLPPDQSIEIPQLI comes from the coding sequence ATGAATGATTATTTTATGATTCCAAAAACTGGCATTGCAATGTACCAAAAGCGACTTTTTGCTCTGCATAAAAGTCAAATTTATACTAATTTAGATGATGAAATTGATCAGCCAAATTATCAAGATTGGCTGGATATATTAAATCAAGAATCTGATTTAATCCAAGATAAAATTGCCAAAAAATCTGATTCATCTCGTCTGAATATTTTATTAGGAGATTCCCTAAGTATGTGGTTTCCTAATAGTTTATTACCATCGGAAGCATTATGGTTGAATCAAGGGATTTCAGGGGATACGACAAGCGGAATTTTAAAACGTCTGGATATTTTTGCTAAGAATAATCCTAATAATATTTATATTTTAGCTGGAATTAATGATTTAAAAAGGCAAGTTCCCGTTGTAGAGATATTAGAAAACCATCAAAAAATCTTAGATTATTTACAAAAAAATTATCCTGAAACTCAAATTTTAGTTCAATCTATTTTTCCGACTCAATTACCAACAGAAACTCTAAAATTTTCGATTCCAAATTCTTTAATTAAAGAACTAAATCAAAAGTTAGCCCAACAAGTTAACGACCAAGGAAGCATCTATTTAGACTTTCATCAACGATTTACTAATACCCAAGGAAATATTCGCTCTGAATTAACAACCGATGGTTTACACCTGAGTCCAGAAGGTTACAAAGTTTGGCAATTTGCCCTCAAACAAACCGAGTCTCGCCTATCCAAAAATCGAGATCATAACTATCAAAAATGGTTACAAAAATCATCAGAACTTCCCTTAAATGGACAGTCCTACCGTTGGGTTTCCTATAAAGTTAAACCTGGAGATACCCTAGAAAAAATCACCCTAAAAACATTAGGACAACAGGATTTCGATTATTGCGATTTAATCTCCATCCGCAATAACCTAATATCAGAGGTTCTCCCTCCAGATCAGTCAATCGAAATCCCCCAACTTATCTAA
- a CDS encoding putative transcriptional regulator, Fis family codes for MVPREFLKTVATRVGISDNELEVMARAIQGEPMTAISKQLGVRKDALQKRLGEVYRKLNISGAGPGKLAKLQQKLLSEYQTDGTNQGSQINGQSGRKKRSMSGLDPQGFSSNVQIDWGNAPKLAAFYGRLEAMATLKQGLVTERAHLMMLEGMGGIGKTALAVKLVQEIAPDFDKVIWRSLRDKPSPSEFIASTFPEQSQAPLGWDDSEQIAQLLKTLSDSRYLLVIDEIEYISQLGSKDAAFKSYESLFQQISESSHRSSVLLIGWEFPLSWQQFASKTSVQLTGLSEQDSQQMVLSGQESLYLDEKFLSELIHLCGGNPLILKLWAAKIPDFTIRNLTKLIKQNTLVIEELVRQSLRAEQELSDLEIRLVCWLAVNQKAATLSELATDLILSETEAEVQTSLEFLVERSLLETTNFSAPMAYTVNSNFRKAVWYQLMGKSFNELGYKHYLEGEFQSAKINLLQAIRYHSALSAGHYNLGSTYEKLDQFEEARKHYQILVDVDNNRATQAAVNNLARLEILDGKTEEAIDKLEKTLVQVKDKGIRAALYKNLGWAYFLENNPKQAEVELRQSLELKESNVVAYYLLAQVLEAQNRHKQALTFWKTALEQDELDQKSNGVTWRLPELLAWRMTARQRLLK; via the coding sequence ATGGTACCGAGAGAATTTTTAAAGACTGTAGCTACGAGAGTTGGAATTTCCGACAATGAACTCGAAGTGATGGCGCGGGCAATCCAAGGAGAACCGATGACTGCGATTTCTAAGCAATTAGGGGTTCGCAAGGATGCCTTGCAGAAACGCTTGGGTGAGGTTTATAGGAAACTAAATATTAGCGGTGCAGGGCCGGGAAAATTAGCAAAATTGCAGCAAAAGTTACTGTCAGAATATCAAACCGATGGTACTAATCAAGGGAGCCAAATCAATGGTCAATCCGGTCGCAAAAAGCGGTCGATGAGTGGCCTTGACCCCCAAGGTTTCAGTAGTAATGTTCAAATCGATTGGGGGAATGCACCCAAATTGGCAGCCTTTTATGGCCGTTTGGAAGCTATGGCTACCTTAAAACAAGGATTAGTCACCGAACGTGCTCACCTGATGATGTTGGAGGGCATGGGCGGTATTGGGAAAACGGCTTTGGCGGTTAAATTAGTTCAGGAAATTGCCCCGGACTTTGACAAAGTGATTTGGCGCTCACTCCGAGATAAACCTTCTCCGAGTGAGTTTATCGCCTCAACTTTTCCTGAACAATCTCAAGCCCCTTTAGGTTGGGATGATTCGGAACAAATCGCCCAATTGTTGAAAACCTTATCGGATTCTCGGTATTTGTTAGTAATTGATGAGATAGAATATATCTCACAACTCGGGAGTAAAGATGCGGCTTTCAAAAGTTATGAATCTTTATTTCAACAGATTAGTGAGTCTTCCCATCGTAGCAGTGTTTTATTAATCGGTTGGGAATTTCCGCTTTCGTGGCAACAGTTCGCGTCTAAAACCTCAGTACAGTTAACTGGGTTATCGGAACAAGACTCTCAACAAATGGTTTTATCCGGTCAAGAATCCCTCTATTTAGATGAAAAATTCCTATCAGAATTGATTCATTTATGTGGTGGCAACCCCTTAATTTTAAAATTATGGGCGGCTAAGATTCCTGATTTTACAATTAGAAATCTGACGAAATTAATCAAGCAAAATACCTTGGTTATTGAAGAATTGGTACGTCAATCCCTGCGAGCAGAACAGGAATTGTCCGACCTAGAAATTCGTTTAGTCTGTTGGTTGGCAGTAAATCAAAAAGCGGCAACCTTGAGTGAGTTAGCAACGGATTTAATTCTCTCGGAAACTGAAGCCGAAGTCCAGACTTCCTTAGAATTTTTAGTTGAGCGATCGCTGTTAGAAACAACTAATTTTAGCGCTCCTATGGCTTACACGGTTAATAGTAACTTCAGAAAAGCCGTCTGGTATCAGTTAATGGGTAAATCCTTTAATGAACTGGGTTATAAACACTACTTAGAAGGGGAGTTTCAATCGGCTAAAATCAATTTATTGCAAGCAATTCGCTATCATTCGGCTTTAAGTGCAGGTCATTATAATTTAGGTTCGACCTATGAAAAGCTCGATCAGTTTGAAGAAGCCAGAAAACATTATCAAATTCTAGTCGATGTGGATAATAACCGCGCAACACAGGCGGCGGTAAATAATTTAGCACGATTGGAAATTTTAGATGGCAAAACCGAGGAAGCTATTGATAAATTAGAAAAAACCTTGGTACAAGTTAAGGATAAAGGAATCCGAGCCGCCTTATATAAGAATTTAGGCTGGGCTTATTTCCTAGAAAATAATCCAAAACAGGCTGAAGTTGAGTTACGTCAATCCTTAGAATTAAAAGAATCTAATGTGGTAGCTTACTATCTTTTAGCTCAGGTTTTAGAAGCCCAAAACCGTCATAAACAAGCCTTAACGTTTTGGAAAACGGCCTTAGAACAGGACGAATTAGATCAAAAATCTAATGGTGTTACCTGGCGTTTACCTGAATTGCTGGCTTGGCGGATGACTGCTCGCCAACGCTTACTGAAATAA